In Dethiobacter alkaliphilus AHT 1, a single window of DNA contains:
- the ahbA gene encoding siroheme decarboxylase subunit alpha — protein MKQSAANLSGFDREILNILQSRYPLVSRPYAAIAQEVGLTEEEVMKRVATLKESGLVRRIGGIFDSQKMGFSSTLVALKVQEDKTDAVAQAVSAYPGVTHNYQRAHEFNVWFTLVTRSEEELQKTLNEIMDLDGVVKLRNLPALNLFKIGVNFDMSEA, from the coding sequence ATGAAGCAAAGTGCAGCTAACCTCTCAGGGTTCGACCGTGAAATCCTAAACATTCTCCAGTCCCGCTATCCTTTGGTGTCCCGCCCCTATGCGGCCATCGCCCAGGAAGTGGGCCTCACAGAAGAGGAAGTGATGAAGCGCGTCGCCACCCTCAAGGAGTCCGGCCTGGTACGCCGCATCGGCGGCATCTTCGACTCCCAGAAGATGGGCTTTTCCTCCACTTTGGTAGCCCTCAAAGTCCAGGAGGACAAAACAGACGCCGTAGCCCAGGCGGTAAGCGCCTACCCCGGCGTTACCCATAACTACCAGCGGGCCCATGAGTTTAACGTCTGGTTCACCCTGGTTACCCGGTCTGAAGAAGAACTACAAAAAACACTTAACGAAATCATGGACTTAGACGGTGTAGTGAAGCTGCGCAACCTGCCTGCCTTGAACCTGTTTAAAATCGGTGTTAATTTCGACATGTCGGAGGCTTAA
- the ccsB gene encoding c-type cytochrome biogenesis protein CcsB, which produces MENIGLAFYTLTICFFFASAVMFLIDLNSAEKDLFNIARKLLIAGFAALTILIIGRGITYGYAPLYTFHETLLILTWTAALVPIFLDRTYSFRSIYHFSAPLLFLILFFAFFVSPERVELLPGIKSFWLFTHIVTVIIAYGTFAMAFVTSLMYLLVDNQLKKKKFSTITQKLPSLDALDLYIHKLVSVGFFLLTISIILGAIWAQNVWGAYWRWEPKEIWSLVTWIIYAAYLHTRLASGWQGRKVAMLNSFGFATVLFNYVVVRFIFASGMHQYPFY; this is translated from the coding sequence GTGGAAAACATCGGTTTAGCATTTTATACGTTAACAATTTGCTTTTTCTTTGCCTCGGCGGTAATGTTTCTTATCGACCTCAATTCCGCTGAGAAAGATCTTTTCAATATAGCCCGTAAACTACTAATCGCCGGTTTTGCCGCACTTACCATCCTCATTATCGGCCGCGGCATCACCTACGGCTACGCACCGCTGTACACTTTCCACGAAACGCTTCTGATTCTCACCTGGACCGCGGCCCTGGTTCCCATCTTCCTGGACCGCACCTACAGTTTCCGCTCCATATACCATTTCAGTGCACCACTTTTATTTCTCATCCTCTTTTTTGCCTTCTTCGTTTCTCCTGAAAGGGTGGAACTGCTGCCGGGAATCAAAAGCTTTTGGCTCTTTACCCATATTGTCACCGTAATCATCGCCTATGGCACCTTTGCCATGGCCTTTGTCACTTCCTTAATGTATCTTTTGGTAGATAACCAGCTAAAAAAGAAAAAGTTCTCCACCATCACACAAAAACTGCCCAGCCTGGATGCGCTGGATCTCTACATCCACAAACTGGTCTCAGTGGGATTCTTCCTGCTGACCATCAGCATCATCCTGGGCGCCATCTGGGCGCAAAATGTCTGGGGAGCGTACTGGCGCTGGGAACCCAAAGAAATCTGGTCCCTTGTCACCTGGATCATTTATGCTGCCTACCTGCACACCCGCCTGGCCTCCGGCTGGCAGGGTCGCAAAGTGGCCATGCTCAATTCTTTCGGTTTTGCCACCGTCCTCTTTAATTACGTGGTGGTGCGCTTCATCTTTGCCTCAGGCATGCACCAGTATCCCTTTTATTAA
- the cobA gene encoding uroporphyrinogen-III C-methyltransferase, with translation MPKVGIVYLVGAGPGDPGLITVKGLECIKKAEVLVYDRLASKRLLSYAPKDCEMIYVGKLPDRHTLQQEEINQLLVDKGLEGKVVTRLKGGDPYVYGRGGEEGELLRENNVPFEVVPGITSAIAVPAYAGIPVTHRDCTSSFAVITGHEDPTKTESSIHWDKISTGIGTLVFLMGVGNLPSITQNLMENGRSADTPVALIRWGTRPEQRVLTGTLFDIVQKVKDAGFTSPAIIIVGEVVKLRDTLTWFEQKPFFGKRVVVTRSREQASDLSRRIEEMGGEAWEFPAIEIDHPEDYGPMDEAINQLDTYNWLIFTSVNGVDFFNRLRHHERDIRDLKGAKICAIGPKTKERLEDMCLNVDFVPSEYVAEAVIDVLRGKLLPGDKVLMPRADIARAILPDTLRDEMQADVTNVVAYRTVRGGGDATLLKELLEEKMIHYVTFTSSSTVKNFVEILNADNLHDLLKDVKLVSIGPITSQSAKDLGLKIDIEADEYTIDGLVEALKKV, from the coding sequence ATGCCTAAAGTAGGAATAGTTTATTTGGTGGGCGCCGGCCCCGGCGACCCCGGACTGATTACTGTCAAAGGACTGGAGTGCATTAAAAAGGCCGAAGTACTGGTCTATGACCGTCTGGCCAGCAAACGCCTCCTCAGCTACGCCCCCAAAGACTGTGAAATGATTTACGTGGGTAAGCTGCCCGACCGCCACACTCTCCAGCAGGAAGAAATCAACCAGCTGCTGGTGGATAAAGGCCTGGAAGGCAAAGTGGTGACCCGCTTAAAAGGCGGCGACCCCTACGTCTACGGCCGCGGCGGCGAAGAAGGGGAGCTGCTGCGCGAAAACAATGTTCCCTTTGAAGTGGTACCCGGCATCACCTCCGCCATTGCAGTTCCGGCCTATGCCGGCATTCCGGTGACCCACCGCGACTGTACATCCAGCTTTGCCGTCATCACCGGACACGAGGATCCCACAAAAACCGAATCCTCCATCCATTGGGATAAAATCTCCACCGGCATTGGCACCCTGGTTTTTCTCATGGGCGTGGGCAACCTGCCCTCCATCACCCAGAACCTGATGGAAAACGGCCGCTCCGCCGACACACCGGTGGCCCTGATTCGCTGGGGTACCCGCCCGGAGCAGCGCGTCCTCACCGGTACCCTCTTTGACATCGTCCAGAAAGTAAAGGACGCCGGTTTCACCTCCCCGGCCATCATCATCGTGGGCGAAGTGGTAAAACTGCGCGATACCCTTACCTGGTTTGAACAAAAGCCTTTCTTTGGCAAGCGGGTGGTGGTAACCCGTTCCCGCGAACAGGCCAGCGACCTTTCCCGCCGCATTGAAGAAATGGGCGGCGAAGCCTGGGAATTCCCCGCCATTGAAATCGACCATCCGGAAGATTACGGCCCCATGGATGAGGCCATCAACCAACTAGACACCTATAACTGGCTGATCTTCACCAGCGTCAACGGCGTCGACTTCTTCAACCGCCTGCGCCATCACGAACGCGACATCCGCGACCTAAAAGGCGCCAAAATATGTGCCATCGGCCCCAAAACTAAAGAGCGCTTAGAAGACATGTGCTTAAATGTGGACTTTGTCCCCTCCGAGTACGTAGCCGAAGCAGTAATCGACGTGCTGCGCGGCAAACTCCTCCCCGGCGACAAAGTACTGATGCCCCGCGCCGACATTGCCCGGGCAATCCTCCCCGACACTCTCCGCGACGAAATGCAGGCCGACGTAACAAACGTGGTAGCCTACCGCACCGTCCGCGGCGGCGGCGATGCCACCCTTCTAAAAGAGCTCCTGGAAGAGAAAATGATCCACTACGTAACCTTCACCAGCTCTTCCACCGTTAAAAACTTTGTGGAAATCCTAAACGCCGATAACCTCCACGACCTCTTAAAAGACGTGAAACTGGTAAGCATCGGCCCCATCACTTCCCAGTCCGCCAAGGACTTAGGCCTCAAAATAGATATCGAAGCCGACGAATACACAATAGATGGTTTGGTGGAAGCGCTAAAAAAAGTATAA
- the hemB gene encoding porphobilinogen synthase: MEFPIVRPRRLRVSDAMRRLVRETDLLPRDLIYPLFVTNGKNVKKPIASMPGVYQMSVDNVLKEGEECLKLGIPGVILFGIPAYKDEKGSSGYDPDEAVQKACAALKKEFPTLIVITDVCLCEYTSHGHCGLIEDGDVLNDPTLDLLARTALSHARAGADIVAPSDMMDGRVGAIRSALDGHGFEKIPVMSYAVKYASAFYGPFRDAAGSTPQFGDRRSYQMDPGNVREALKEIEQDLAEGADMLMVKPALSYMDVIRAVKEVTNVPVAAYNVSGEYSMIKAAAQNDWVDEKRVTLEMLLSMKRAGADMILTYFAKDAAAWLKEDM; the protein is encoded by the coding sequence TTGGAATTTCCCATTGTTCGGCCGCGTAGGTTGCGGGTAAGTGATGCTATGCGGCGTTTGGTGCGGGAAACAGATTTGTTGCCCCGCGATTTGATTTATCCTTTGTTTGTGACCAACGGTAAGAACGTGAAGAAGCCCATTGCTTCCATGCCCGGCGTTTATCAGATGTCGGTGGACAATGTTTTAAAAGAAGGGGAAGAGTGCCTGAAGCTGGGTATCCCCGGTGTGATTCTTTTTGGCATCCCCGCCTACAAGGATGAGAAGGGCTCTTCCGGTTATGATCCCGATGAAGCGGTGCAGAAAGCTTGTGCCGCCCTGAAAAAAGAATTCCCCACATTAATTGTGATAACCGATGTCTGTCTGTGTGAATACACAAGCCACGGTCATTGCGGCCTCATTGAAGACGGTGACGTCTTAAATGACCCCACCCTGGATTTGCTGGCTCGGACGGCGCTCTCTCACGCCCGAGCCGGCGCAGACATCGTGGCCCCCTCAGACATGATGGACGGCCGCGTTGGGGCCATCCGCAGTGCCCTTGACGGCCACGGCTTTGAAAAAATCCCGGTAATGTCCTATGCGGTTAAGTACGCTTCCGCCTTCTACGGGCCTTTTCGCGACGCCGCCGGTTCCACGCCCCAGTTTGGCGACCGCCGCTCCTACCAGATGGACCCGGGCAATGTCCGTGAAGCCTTAAAAGAAATTGAGCAGGACTTGGCCGAAGGTGCCGACATGTTAATGGTGAAGCCCGCCCTGTCGTACATGGACGTTATCCGTGCCGTAAAAGAGGTAACCAACGTCCCGGTGGCCGCCTATAACGTCTCCGGCGAATATTCCATGATTAAAGCCGCCGCCCAAAATGACTGGGTAGACGAAAAAAGGGTGACCCTGGAGATGCTTCTCAGCATGAAGCGCGCCGGTGCCGATATGATTCTCACCTACTTTGCCAAAGACGCAGCCGCCTGGCTGAAGGAGGATATGTAG
- the ahbB gene encoding siroheme decarboxylase subunit beta produces the protein MQITDLDKKIISRLQGDLPLQPNPYAAVAEEVGITEEELLQKINAYLKSGILRRMGTILRHHKAGFNANAMCGWNVPAEKVEEVGPIMAQFKEASHVYHRPTYPDWPYNLFTMLHGKSKEDLEEVAAQISKETGITDYKLLYSTKEYKKTSMKYF, from the coding sequence ATGCAAATAACCGACTTGGATAAAAAAATCATCTCCCGCCTGCAGGGGGATCTGCCCCTGCAGCCTAACCCCTATGCCGCCGTGGCAGAGGAAGTGGGCATCACAGAAGAGGAACTGCTGCAAAAAATCAACGCCTATTTAAAAAGCGGCATTCTGCGCCGCATGGGTACCATCCTGCGCCACCACAAGGCCGGCTTTAACGCCAACGCCATGTGCGGCTGGAACGTTCCGGCCGAGAAGGTGGAGGAGGTAGGACCCATCATGGCCCAGTTTAAAGAAGCATCCCACGTTTACCACCGTCCCACCTATCCCGACTGGCCCTACAACCTCTTTACCATGCTCCACGGCAAATCCAAGGAAGACTTAGAAGAGGTGGCCGCCCAGATCTCCAAAGAAACGGGCATCACCGACTACAAACTGCTCTACAGCACCAAAGAATACAAAAAAACCAGCATGAAATACTTCTAA
- the ccsB gene encoding c-type cytochrome biogenesis protein CcsB, with protein sequence MTGLIEVSQQAVQLENTLFTLAAVGYLLATIGYLANLFGKTEWGPFASIILRVTLLIHTAFIITRGINVQRVPFVGHYEFGNLFIWGSALIYVWTEWRLKEKYYSVGAFMTPLIMIYVAYLTVIPNIIPAVTINRTHTALRPVLQSPWLTYHVTTSVLGYAGFTLAFAAAIMWLVKTYLGEGSGLGRSLPKPKVLEEYMYRGAVFGFLFQTIMIITGAIWADTSWGRYWAWDPKEMWSLITWFVFAVYLHARFTRGWTGFRTVTLVVVGWVCMVFTWVGVAWLLSGIHSFG encoded by the coding sequence ATGACTGGTCTGATAGAAGTATCCCAGCAGGCCGTACAGCTGGAGAATACGTTATTCACCCTGGCGGCAGTCGGTTATTTGTTGGCCACCATCGGTTACCTGGCCAATCTGTTTGGTAAGACGGAGTGGGGCCCCTTTGCTTCCATCATCCTGCGTGTAACACTGTTGATTCATACCGCCTTTATTATTACCCGCGGCATTAACGTGCAGCGTGTTCCCTTTGTGGGCCACTATGAATTCGGCAACCTGTTTATCTGGGGCAGCGCCCTGATTTACGTCTGGACCGAGTGGCGTCTGAAAGAAAAATATTATTCGGTGGGCGCCTTTATGACTCCCCTGATTATGATCTATGTAGCTTATCTCACCGTAATCCCCAACATTATTCCCGCCGTTACCATCAACCGTACCCACACTGCGCTACGTCCGGTGCTCCAGTCTCCCTGGCTCACCTATCACGTTACCACCTCCGTTTTGGGTTACGCCGGTTTCACCCTGGCTTTTGCCGCCGCCATCATGTGGCTGGTTAAAACCTATCTGGGTGAGGGTTCGGGCCTGGGCCGGTCACTGCCCAAGCCAAAAGTGTTGGAAGAATATATGTACCGCGGTGCAGTATTTGGCTTTCTGTTCCAGACCATCATGATCATCACCGGAGCCATCTGGGCCGATACCTCCTGGGGCCGCTACTGGGCCTGGGACCCCAAAGAAATGTGGTCCCTCATTACCTGGTTTGTTTTTGCCGTCTATCTCCACGCCCGCTTTACCCGCGGCTGGACCGGTTTCCGCACCGTGACACTGGTTGTGGTGGGCTGGGTCTGCATGGTCTTTACCTGGGTAGGCGTAGCCTGGCTGCTTAGCGGTATCCATTCCTTCGGTTAA
- the hemC gene encoding hydroxymethylbilane synthase has protein sequence MKKTIVVGSRDSELALTQTHFVIGELQKHFPDVDFTVKHIKTEGDKILDVALSKIGDKGLFVKEIENALLSKEIDFAVHSMKDVPTAVPDGLQITTITEREDPRDCYIAKDGKTRLFDTPQGAVIGTSSLRRSAQLLHQRSDFEIVPIRGNLNTRFRKLSEQDMHGIILAYAGVYRLGWADKITEIIDFEKSLPAVGQGALGIETRSDDDFTINIVSALNHDTTASAILAERAFLRQLEGGCQVPIGAYGRLEAEELVLDGVVAGLDGSTVLRDQVRGSADESDALGKKLAQKMVERGADEILKQVRQEFDANA, from the coding sequence GTGAAAAAAACCATCGTTGTCGGCAGCCGGGATTCGGAACTGGCGCTGACCCAGACTCACTTTGTCATCGGCGAACTACAAAAACATTTCCCCGACGTTGACTTCACCGTCAAGCACATCAAGACCGAAGGGGACAAAATTCTCGATGTGGCACTGTCTAAAATCGGCGACAAAGGACTTTTCGTCAAAGAAATCGAAAACGCCCTTTTGTCCAAGGAAATCGATTTTGCCGTCCACAGCATGAAGGATGTACCCACCGCCGTTCCCGACGGCCTGCAGATTACAACCATCACCGAACGGGAAGACCCCCGTGACTGCTACATCGCCAAAGACGGCAAAACCCGCCTGTTTGACACACCCCAGGGAGCAGTAATCGGTACCTCCAGCCTGCGCCGCAGCGCACAGCTTCTACATCAACGCTCCGACTTTGAAATCGTGCCCATCCGCGGCAACTTAAACACCCGTTTCCGCAAGCTCTCCGAGCAGGACATGCACGGTATCATCCTGGCCTACGCCGGCGTCTATCGCCTGGGCTGGGCCGATAAAATCACCGAAATCATCGACTTCGAAAAGTCACTCCCCGCCGTGGGTCAAGGTGCCCTGGGTATCGAAACCCGCAGCGACGATGACTTTACCATCAACATAGTCTCAGCCTTAAATCATGACACCACCGCATCCGCCATTCTTGCCGAGCGCGCCTTTTTGCGCCAACTGGAAGGCGGCTGCCAGGTTCCCATCGGCGCGTACGGCCGCCTGGAAGCCGAAGAGCTGGTCTTAGACGGCGTTGTTGCCGGCCTGGACGGCTCCACAGTATTACGTGATCAGGTCCGCGGCTCTGCAGATGAGTCGGATGCACTGGGCAAAAAACTGGCCCAAAAGATGGTGGAGCGCGGAGCTGATGAGATACTAAAACAAGTGAGACAGGAGTTTGATGCCAATGCCTAA
- the hemA gene encoding glutamyl-tRNA reductase, translating into MTEIVIIGINHKTAHVETREKLAFSESQLERSLAFCRENSGISECAILTTCNRTEIYATGADQQTITQLIMQMLSEVKGIDTDEVRPNLYIHAQEKAVEHLFTVTAGLDSMVLGETQILGQVKDAYAKATEAGTVGSTFHALFRQSVTAAKRVQTETAINQNAASVSYAAVELAKKIFGRLDNRTALILGAGKMSELTLRHLYDQGVKKVIVVNRTKERADKLAACFGGVSEYYEKRRDCLIQADIVISSTGAPHFVLDKEEMASVMRARRGKPIFLIDIAVPRDIDPKINDLENIYLYDIDDLQAVVASNLKDREHEAVKARLIMKEEISEFQIWFKTQEVTPLIAALRRKAESIRKTELEVSLGKRLANLSDKEKKHVENLTKAIVNRILREPVLRIKEFALDENSDLYVASLCQLFDLEEGPNGELQPRLPQEQEEAAGSKAEGAHH; encoded by the coding sequence GTGACAGAAATCGTTATTATTGGTATCAATCATAAAACAGCTCACGTGGAAACACGTGAAAAGCTTGCCTTCTCTGAGAGCCAGTTGGAGCGCTCCCTGGCTTTTTGCCGGGAAAATAGCGGTATTTCCGAGTGTGCCATTCTTACCACCTGCAACCGCACGGAAATCTACGCCACCGGCGCAGATCAGCAAACCATCACCCAGCTGATTATGCAGATGCTCTCCGAGGTTAAGGGTATCGACACCGATGAAGTGCGGCCCAACCTTTATATCCACGCCCAGGAAAAAGCGGTGGAACATCTCTTTACCGTTACCGCCGGCCTGGATTCCATGGTTCTGGGGGAAACACAGATTTTGGGCCAGGTTAAAGACGCCTACGCCAAGGCCACCGAGGCCGGCACGGTAGGCTCAACCTTCCATGCTCTCTTCCGGCAATCAGTTACCGCCGCCAAGCGGGTGCAGACCGAGACGGCCATTAACCAAAACGCCGCCTCCGTTTCCTATGCCGCCGTGGAGCTGGCCAAAAAAATCTTTGGCCGCCTGGATAACCGCACCGCCCTGATTCTCGGTGCCGGCAAGATGAGTGAGCTGACCCTGCGTCATCTCTATGACCAGGGCGTTAAAAAAGTAATCGTTGTCAACCGCACCAAGGAGCGGGCCGACAAACTGGCCGCCTGCTTCGGCGGCGTATCAGAATACTATGAAAAGCGACGCGACTGTTTAATTCAGGCTGATATTGTGATATCTTCCACAGGTGCGCCGCATTTTGTGTTGGATAAAGAAGAAATGGCTTCCGTCATGCGGGCCCGGCGTGGCAAACCCATCTTTCTCATCGACATCGCCGTTCCCCGCGACATCGACCCCAAGATTAACGATCTGGAAAACATCTACCTCTACGACATCGACGATTTGCAGGCGGTGGTGGCTTCCAACCTAAAGGACCGGGAACATGAAGCGGTCAAAGCCCGCCTGATTATGAAAGAAGAAATCTCCGAGTTCCAGATCTGGTTTAAGACCCAGGAAGTAACCCCGCTGATTGCCGCCCTGCGGCGCAAAGCGGAATCCATCCGCAAAACGGAACTGGAAGTTTCCCTGGGCAAACGCCTGGCCAATTTAAGCGACAAAGAGAAGAAGCATGTGGAAAACCTCACCAAAGCCATTGTCAACAGGATTTTACGCGAACCGGTGCTGCGCATCAAAGAATTTGCCTTAGACGAAAACAGCGACCTCTACGTAGCATCGCTTTGCCAGCTGTTTGACCTGGAAGAAGGTCCAAACGGCGAACTTCAGCCCCGCCTGCCGCAAGAACAGGAAGAGGCAGCGGGCAGTAAGGCAGAGGGGGCGCATCACTAG
- a CDS encoding precorrin-2 dehydrogenase/sirohydrochlorin ferrochelatase family protein, with protein sequence MEKNYYPVFLQLKNKQCVVVGGGDVAARKVAALLACDAVVRVISPEIVPELQTLADTNRIEAICRPYTRESLADAFIVIAATNNHQVNQLVAEHCHEDGIPVNVADAPHLCDFIVPATIRRGPLTIAVSTGGTLPAMAKKIRRQLENDFDEAYGELLTALGQARTQVLDQIPDSARRKRIFTALAAEDLLSTIHQGGRAALDRRIAEIIQHTK encoded by the coding sequence ATGGAAAAAAACTATTATCCCGTATTCCTACAACTGAAAAACAAGCAGTGTGTGGTCGTTGGCGGAGGAGACGTGGCAGCACGAAAAGTGGCGGCGCTTCTGGCTTGCGATGCCGTGGTCCGTGTAATCAGTCCGGAAATTGTTCCCGAACTGCAGACACTGGCCGATACAAACCGCATTGAAGCCATATGCCGTCCCTACACCAGGGAGTCTCTGGCCGACGCCTTTATTGTGATTGCCGCCACAAACAATCACCAGGTAAACCAACTGGTGGCAGAGCACTGCCATGAAGATGGTATCCCCGTAAACGTAGCAGACGCTCCACATTTGTGCGACTTCATCGTCCCCGCCACCATCCGGCGCGGACCGCTAACCATCGCCGTTTCCACCGGCGGCACCCTGCCGGCCATGGCCAAAAAAATCCGCCGCCAACTGGAAAACGATTTCGACGAAGCCTACGGTGAGCTGCTCACCGCCTTAGGCCAGGCCCGCACCCAGGTCCTGGACCAAATACCGGATTCGGCCCGGCGCAAACGCATCTTTACCGCTCTGGCCGCAGAAGATTTACTCTCAACCATCCACCAGGGCGGCCGCGCCGCTTTGGATAGACGGATAGCAGAAATTATCCAACATACAAAATGA
- the nirJ1 gene encoding putative heme d1 biosynthesis radical SAM protein NirJ1 — translation MIGVTKLLCGAEHYGDQLRYSNCSRGAMHGTTHGAGPVVVWNCTRTCNLKCIHCYMGSENIKYENEMSTEEGKKFIDDLAEFKSPVILFSGGEPLIRPDFFELAEYATSRGIRVTISTNGTLIDKPTARKIKDLGVGYVGISLDGVGAKNDDFRKQDGAYDKALAGIRNCLEIDQRVGLRFTINRHNFDQMEDIFRVIEEENIPRVCFYHLVYSGRGSEMMKEDVTREESRQAMDLIIDKVLYFEKKGLDKEILTVDNHADGVYTYLRMKKEDPKRAEKVWELLQNNGGNRTGIAIGQVDNLGNVHADQFTQNHTFGNVRERKFGDIWTDTSNPILGGLKDRKPLLKGRCAQCKWLQICNGNFRARAEAATGDFWESDPACYLTDAEIGIA, via the coding sequence ATGATTGGTGTTACTAAGCTTCTCTGCGGTGCTGAACATTATGGTGACCAGCTGCGCTACAGCAACTGCTCCCGCGGTGCCATGCACGGCACAACCCATGGTGCCGGCCCTGTGGTGGTCTGGAACTGTACCCGGACCTGTAACTTAAAATGTATCCATTGCTATATGGGATCCGAAAACATAAAGTATGAAAATGAAATGTCCACCGAAGAAGGCAAGAAGTTCATCGACGACCTGGCGGAATTCAAAAGCCCGGTAATCCTTTTCTCCGGCGGCGAGCCGCTGATCCGTCCCGACTTCTTTGAGCTGGCTGAATACGCCACCTCCCGCGGCATCCGTGTCACCATCTCCACCAACGGTACCCTTATCGACAAGCCCACCGCCCGCAAGATCAAGGACCTGGGCGTAGGGTATGTAGGCATCAGCTTAGACGGTGTGGGCGCCAAAAACGATGACTTCCGCAAACAGGATGGCGCCTACGATAAGGCTTTGGCCGGTATTCGCAACTGCCTGGAAATCGACCAGCGGGTGGGTCTGCGTTTTACCATCAACCGCCACAACTTTGACCAAATGGAAGATATCTTCAGAGTCATTGAAGAAGAAAATATCCCCCGGGTCTGCTTCTACCATCTGGTTTACTCCGGCCGCGGCTCTGAGATGATGAAAGAAGACGTAACCCGCGAAGAAAGCCGCCAGGCCATGGACCTTATCATTGATAAAGTACTCTACTTCGAGAAAAAAGGCCTGGACAAAGAAATCCTCACCGTGGATAACCACGCCGACGGTGTCTACACCTACCTGCGCATGAAAAAAGAAGATCCCAAGCGCGCCGAAAAGGTTTGGGAGCTGTTGCAGAACAACGGTGGTAACCGCACCGGTATCGCCATCGGCCAGGTGGATAACCTGGGCAATGTCCACGCCGACCAGTTCACCCAGAACCACACCTTCGGCAACGTACGCGAGCGCAAGTTCGGCGACATCTGGACCGACACTTCAAACCCTATCCTGGGTGGCCTAAAGGACCGCAAGCCTCTCTTAAAAGGCCGCTGCGCCCAGTGCAAATGGCTCCAGATCTGCAACGGCAACTTCCGCGCCCGGGCCGAAGCCGCCACCGGCGACTTTTGGGAATCAGACCCCGCATGTTACTTAACCGATGCCGAGATCGGCATCGCTTAA
- the nirJ2 gene encoding putative heme d1 biosynthesis radical SAM protein NirJ2 — translation MIISWNTTWECHLKCKHCYRDAGAKRSEELSTEEGKKLIDEIAKAGFKILILSGGEPLLREDIYELTAYAKSVGLRPVFGTTGTTITPEIAQKLKDSGAMCIGISLDSAGAEIHDEFRQVPGSWQGAIDGMKNCKDVGLPFQIHTTVVEQNYHEFEAITDLAVEKGAQAHHVFFLVPTGRALDMEEEALREKQYEQLLHRIMRKQKEVDIELKPTCAPQFMRIARQMKMDMRFSRGCLAGTGYCCILPNGEVHPCPYLPKKVGNVREMPFDEIWRTAEMFQQFRSDEFGGKCGTCNHKDVCSGCRARAYYYTDGDVMAEDPWCLYRRGKDHEAKCS, via the coding sequence ATGATTATTTCCTGGAACACAACCTGGGAATGCCACCTGAAATGTAAACACTGCTACCGCGACGCCGGTGCCAAAAGATCCGAGGAGCTTAGCACCGAAGAGGGTAAAAAGCTCATCGATGAAATCGCCAAAGCCGGCTTTAAGATCCTGATCCTCTCCGGCGGTGAGCCGCTTTTAAGAGAAGATATCTATGAATTAACGGCCTATGCCAAATCGGTGGGCCTGCGCCCGGTATTTGGCACCACCGGCACCACCATTACCCCGGAAATCGCCCAGAAGCTAAAGGATTCTGGCGCCATGTGCATCGGGATTTCCTTAGACAGCGCCGGTGCGGAAATCCACGACGAGTTCCGTCAGGTTCCCGGCTCCTGGCAGGGCGCCATCGACGGCATGAAAAACTGCAAGGATGTGGGCCTGCCTTTCCAGATCCACACCACCGTGGTGGAGCAAAACTACCATGAATTCGAAGCCATCACCGACCTGGCGGTAGAAAAAGGCGCCCAGGCACACCACGTCTTCTTTTTAGTACCCACCGGCCGCGCCCTGGACATGGAAGAGGAAGCGCTGCGCGAAAAGCAGTATGAACAATTACTCCACCGCATTATGCGCAAGCAAAAAGAGGTGGACATCGAGCTTAAGCCCACCTGCGCTCCGCAGTTTATGCGTATTGCCCGCCAGATGAAGATGGACATGCGCTTTAGCCGCGGCTGCCTGGCCGGTACCGGCTACTGCTGCATCCTGCCCAACGGTGAAGTGCACCCCTGCCCGTACCTGCCCAAGAAAGTGGGCAACGTCCGGGAGATGCCCTTTGATGAAATCTGGCGCACCGCGGAAATGTTCCAGCAGTTTAGAAGCGATGAGTTCGGCGGCAAGTGCGGCACCTGTAACCATAAAGACGTCTGCAGCGGTTGCCGTGCCCGCGCCTACTACTACACCGACGGCGATGTAATGGCCGAAGATCCGTGGTGCCTGTACCGGAGGGGAAAAGACCATGAAGCAAAGTGCAGCTAA